AGCGTGCCGTCCCGCCAGACCATGCGCCCGGCGGGCCGGGCCGAGGCGATGTCGACGAGAACGGGATTGGCGGGATGGGCCGTCCAGGGGCCGCGAAAATCCGGCGCCGACCAGAGATGAAGCGCGTCCGAGAAGGCGCCGCCCCCGTCGCGCACGGTCGCGAACAGCCAGAAGGCGCCGTCCTTCTCCGCCAAGGTCGCGTCGCTCGCCGAGAGGCCGGACACGAGCACGGCTTCGCGCACCCATCCCCCTGGAAAGGCGGTGGCGCGAAACAGCTCGATCGTTCCACGCTGGTTGGTCTCGGGGATCATCCACATCTGCCCCTCGCGCTCGAAGACGAAGGGATAGGACAGGTGACAGTCCTGCTCCATGACCGGCACGGGCGTACCGAGCGGCCCATCGGGGCCGAACGCCACGGCGGAGATCAGCCCCTTGCCGAGCGCGTGGACGTAATCCTCCACGAAGAGCGTGAGGCCGCCCGCCGTCTCGATCGGAAACGGATCGGCATAGAAGCGCTTCCCGTCGTCCGGCAGATCGGTCCATCCGGTCTCGGGATGGGCCTTGAGATCGAACAGGTCACCGCCCTCGATCCGCCGCCAGCCGACGCGCCAATGGGGCGTGCGATAGCAGAGCCGATAGATGCGCCGAAGCACCGCGCTTGCCGCCGTTCGCAGGGCGCGTTGCGCCAGCGGGCGCCCGGCACCCACGATCGCTCGCGGCGCCTCGTCGGGCAGGCGCGGCAGCGCGCCCGGCCCGCCTTTTTCCACGCAGGCGACGATTAAGGTGACCGTGCGGGCCAAAACGTCCTCGAACGTGGCGAGCGCGACGCCGGGATATTCCGTGCCGAGGCGTCCTTGAGCGAGCGAACGCCCGTCCTCGATCAACTCGGCCAGAATGGTCTCGTCGGCGAGGATGGCCGAAAGGAGCCCAATCTCGCCGGCGGCGC
This region of Aureimonas sp. AU20 genomic DNA includes:
- a CDS encoding glucosamine inositolphosphorylceramide transferase family protein, whose protein sequence is MRIVVHVNETDLRRWHVLLLERLAALPSCTVRLALSDAPSRAPDGIEALFRLESVVHGLPAPRLSARLGPAERPVFPAPEPTPPDLDIDLWGGAAPEGSRLWRLAFNGAAGEIGLLSAILADETILAELIEDGRSLAQGRLGTEYPGVALATFEDVLARTVTLIVACVEKGGPGALPRLPDEAPRAIVGAGRPLAQRALRTAASAVLRRIYRLCYRTPHWRVGWRRIEGGDLFDLKAHPETGWTDLPDDGKRFYADPFPIETAGGLTLFVEDYVHALGKGLISAVAFGPDGPLGTPVPVMEQDCHLSYPFVFEREGQMWMIPETNQRGTIELFRATAFPGGWVREAVLVSGLSASDATLAEKDGAFWLFATVRDGGGAFSDALHLWSAPDFRGPWTAHPANPVLVDIASARPAGRMVWRDGTLWRPVQDCRRGYGAALGLAKVLRLDGQGFEQSVETILTPGPRWPGRRLHSLNRAGPFEFIDGSGTAPRWS